A portion of the Hydractinia symbiolongicarpus strain clone_291-10 chromosome 10, HSymV2.1, whole genome shotgun sequence genome contains these proteins:
- the LOC130613123 gene encoding putative RNA polymerase II subunit B1 CTD phosphatase RPAP2 homolog isoform X1 — protein MTESISQEELKIMVNEITMLHYRDIAEERAVSKWCGYPLCNNKLLKFNKQKYSISTSSNKVYDLTERKCFCSSFCFKASKFVEEQIPQSPLWLRSLRYAV, from the exons ATGACTGAGTCAATATCTCAAGAAGAACTAAAGATAATG GTGAATGAAATAACAATGTTACATTATCGTGAtattgctgaagaaagagcaGTCTCCAAATGGTGTGGATATCCTCTTTGTAATAATAAACTTCTAAAG ttcaataaacaaaaatattccaTATCCACGTCTTCAAATAAAGTGTATGACTTGACAGAAAGGAAA TGTTTCTGCAGTTCATTTTGCTTTAAAGCTAGCAAATTTGTTGAGGAACAGATACCACAATCTCCATTATGGTTGAGAAGTCTGAGGTATGCAGTTTAA
- the LOC130613123 gene encoding putative RNA polymerase II subunit B1 CTD phosphatase RPAP2 isoform X2 — MGKIAVTFYSSVNEITMLHYRDIAEERAVSKWCGYPLCNNKLLKFNKQKYSISTSSNKVYDLTERKCFCSSFCFKASKFVEEQIPQSPLWLRSLRYAV; from the exons ATGGGAAAAATTGCTGTCACATTTTATTCCAGT GTGAATGAAATAACAATGTTACATTATCGTGAtattgctgaagaaagagcaGTCTCCAAATGGTGTGGATATCCTCTTTGTAATAATAAACTTCTAAAG ttcaataaacaaaaatattccaTATCCACGTCTTCAAATAAAGTGTATGACTTGACAGAAAGGAAA TGTTTCTGCAGTTCATTTTGCTTTAAAGCTAGCAAATTTGTTGAGGAACAGATACCACAATCTCCATTATGGTTGAGAAGTCTGAGGTATGCAGTTTAA